A region from the Triticum aestivum cultivar Chinese Spring chromosome 3D, IWGSC CS RefSeq v2.1, whole genome shotgun sequence genome encodes:
- the LOC123075189 gene encoding uncharacterized protein, whose translation MHWRWEKCPLAWRGQFTRGDYGVPTMILEAVASQDLRIWHAFFGVAGSNNDLNVLNQSPLFFDALKGEAPQVQFSVNGNEYTTGYYLADGIYPEWAAFMKTIPLPQIEKHKLFAQKQEGARKDVERAFGVLQFRFTIVRRPARLWKRKSVGRIMRACVILHNMIIEDETEQAKIHIDLNEIPGASFALPPEVNVGGVSCDVVIAAAVTYSG comes from the exons atgcattggcgaTGGGAGAAGTGTCCTCTTGCATGGAGGGGGCAATTCACCCGCGGCGATTATGGAGTACCAACGATGATCCTAGAAGCCGTTGCTTCCCAGGACCTTCGTATTTGGCATGCTTTTTTTGGAGTTGCTGGGTCAAATAATGATCTGAATGTGCTCAATCAATCCCCACTGTTTTTTGATGCACTGAAAGGAGAAGCCCCTCAAGTCCAATTTTCTGTCAATGGGAATGAGTATACCACAGGTTACTACCTTGCTGATGGTATATACCCAGAATGGGCTGCCTTCATGAAGACTATACCACTTCCCCAAATAGAGAAGCACAAGTTGTTTGCCCAGAAGCAAGAAGGGGCAAGGAAAGATGTCGAGCGCGCTTTTGGGGTATTACAGTTCCGTTTTACCATTGTCCGTCGGCCTGCACGTCTATGGAAGAGAAAGAGTGTTGGAAGGATCATGAGGGCTTGTGTGATTCTCCACAATATGATAATCGAAGATGAGACAGAGCAGGCAAAAATTCATATTGACTTGAATGAGATTCCGGGGGCTTCATTTGCTCTACCTCCCGAAGTGAATGTTGGTG GAGTGAGCTGTGATGTGGTGATTGCGGCAGCTGTTACTTATAG TGGTTGA